One Sphingobium sp. CAP-1 genomic region harbors:
- a CDS encoding carboxylesterase/lipase family protein produces the protein MMRSLAFLLPPLLLAAAPPPAQVAVPGGLIEGVAEGAGNPLLFRGIPYAAAPIGALRWKAPRPVPRWTGVRAAKARAPACLQNDYQWNHADHVRSSEDCLTLDIATQTLTGRRPVMVWVHGGSNRAGSAGDTVKAALARRGVVLVAIQYRLGIFGFLSHRALAAEANGTSGNYGLMDQIAALRWVQDNIARFGGDPDNVTIFGESAGAQDVGLLLAAPAAAKLFARAILQSGTPNFGLPTRPLDRALRIGNQIDALTGSNGNIAPLRAASAAALLAADLRLHDESLESDDFLWLRPTIDGAILPDDPRLLLRDAPVRPVIIGSNRAEFGLPSGRAHRDANVDAAFGANAGKARAFYRLDDPDPAPDPRLGERDLRIATDIIFRCPAGRLADLLAEAGWPVWRYEFDLAPDGGRSFHGADIDYVMDGRSIGPGLSMQDYWLAFASGGKPAPSVGPVWPAYRPGRQHVVFDAHGVTPGAALAAMPCDWMDRI, from the coding sequence ATGATGCGGAGTCTGGCATTTCTTCTGCCTCCTCTGCTGCTGGCAGCGGCACCGCCGCCGGCGCAGGTGGCGGTGCCGGGGGGGCTGATCGAAGGGGTGGCGGAAGGGGCGGGCAATCCGCTGCTGTTTCGCGGCATTCCCTATGCGGCCGCGCCGATCGGCGCGTTGCGCTGGAAAGCGCCCCGGCCGGTGCCGCGCTGGACGGGCGTGCGCGCGGCGAAGGCGCGCGCGCCGGCCTGCTTGCAGAATGACTATCAATGGAACCATGCCGATCATGTCCGGTCGAGCGAGGATTGCCTGACGCTGGATATCGCCACACAGACATTGACAGGCCGCCGTCCGGTCATGGTCTGGGTCCATGGCGGGAGCAACCGGGCCGGATCGGCGGGCGACACGGTGAAGGCCGCGCTGGCGCGGCGCGGCGTCGTGCTGGTGGCGATCCAGTATCGGCTGGGTATTTTCGGCTTCCTCAGCCATCGCGCCCTGGCGGCGGAAGCCAATGGCACCAGCGGCAATTACGGCCTGATGGACCAGATTGCGGCCCTGCGCTGGGTGCAGGACAATATTGCGCGTTTTGGCGGCGACCCGGACAATGTCACCATCTTCGGCGAATCCGCCGGTGCGCAGGATGTCGGCCTGCTGCTCGCCGCGCCGGCTGCGGCCAAACTGTTCGCCCGCGCCATTTTGCAGAGCGGCACGCCCAATTTCGGCCTGCCCACGCGTCCGCTCGATCGCGCGCTGCGGATCGGCAACCAGATCGACGCGCTGACCGGAAGTAACGGGAACATTGCGCCCCTGCGCGCCGCATCGGCGGCCGCGTTGCTGGCGGCGGACCTGCGCCTGCATGACGAAAGTCTGGAAAGTGACGATTTCCTCTGGTTGCGACCGACCATCGATGGCGCGATCCTGCCGGACGATCCGCGCCTGTTGTTACGGGATGCGCCTGTCCGACCGGTCATCATCGGCTCCAATCGCGCGGAGTTCGGCCTGCCGAGCGGTCGCGCCCATCGCGATGCCAATGTCGATGCCGCGTTCGGCGCCAATGCCGGCAAGGCGCGCGCCTTCTATCGGCTGGACGATCCCGATCCCGCACCCGACCCGCGTCTGGGCGAGCGTGACCTGCGGATCGCGACCGACATTATTTTTCGCTGTCCTGCGGGGCGGCTCGCTGATCTGCTGGCGGAGGCCGGATGGCCGGTGTGGCGCTATGAATTTGATCTTGCGCCCGATGGCGGGCGCAGCTTCCACGGCGCGGACATCGACTATGTCATGGATGGCAGGTCGATCGGACCGGGCCTCTCGATGCAGGATTACTGGCTGGCTTTCGCCAGCGGCGGTAAGCCTGCGCCATCGGTCGGGCCGGTCTGGCCCGCCTACAGACCCGGACGCCAGCATGTTGTATTCGACGCGCATGGGGTGACGCCGGGCGCGGCACTGGCGGCGATGCCTTGCGACTGGATGGACCGGATATGA
- a CDS encoding glycoside hydrolase family 2 protein, protein MRAIIQTLLGQTLLGSSLLVMGGMAIAQQSDGTAAPYGKGATFNAIFLDGGIGIDRPIAADAALTAASGPLTLSGWIKPDRIAKGDASLILLGALAGQGPQLLLRDGRPALKIGGALMVAPQALVADSWTHVAATLTGGRATLYVDGRAVARGAAPSVPFAAQIHVAPAMTGAPHFGGALAGAGAAAHGMTDEQIAATVAARPDFDLVQFWHVGSGWEWQSRANTGLWKQQDPWTLPQGKGGYSKPVAKPLPDMPALEAVASDRWRVNGWQLAAAPGVKQDGAALSRGGNPSGEWRAATVPGTVLTTLVDRGVYPDPYYGLNNMAIPESLARQDYWYRTRFTLPAETAGKKLTIIFNGINYAGEAWANGQRLGSTVGAFTRGQFAFTAVPGENVVAVRVSPPPHPGIPHEQSIKGGVGDNGGQLAIDGPTFVAAEGWDWIPGIRDRNTGLWQGVELQAHGDVRILDPHVVTDLPLPRTDSADIFITVPVRNDSAASRRVTVRAAFDDVAVEKTIDLPPGNGEVRFTPSEFGALRVRNPRLWWPNGYGEPALHRLELTASVDGAASDRRSTRFGIREVSYDLSLFDAKGALQRVNVQTTDGGLAGQKLIDTRHEAIKQSPKGWAESLTAAGENSPAVTALGAVDTLPEPHLTIRVNGVKIAARGGNWGMDDAMKRISRDRLEPYFRLEKEAHMNIIRNWMGTNSEPEFYDLADEYGMMVLNDFWQSTQNFQVEPQDPQLFLANARDTISRYRNHPSIILWFGRNEGVPYPLLNEKLDDLVFELDGTRWFTGSSNTVNLQGSGPYNYRAPEGYFTDLASGFSVETGTPSLATLESVEASVPKADLWPLSDTLAYHDWHFSGNGDTKTFMTTLATMFGPATSFEDFERKSQMMNLETHKAMYEGFLGHLWTKNSGRLLWMTHPAWPSNAWQIHSWDYDTHAAYYGAKKAVEPVHVQLNLPGNELVVLNTTRDPLAGLSASVKVVSLDNRTLFMRSDRLDLPANQRVELAAVPLDRLFAADPMLLVSLRLTDASGKLLSENFYWRGKDEAAYRALDGLQQAPLRMQVGVPAQVDGEQVLTVRMANDGTVPALNAKLTLLDAQGARILPAYYSDNYVALLPGEQRSVTIRYPAGKGGVPTVALRGWNVAPQSITAGR, encoded by the coding sequence ATGCGCGCAATCATCCAGACTCTGCTGGGCCAGACTTTGCTGGGATCGTCCCTGCTGGTGATGGGCGGCATGGCGATCGCCCAACAGAGCGACGGCACGGCGGCGCCCTATGGCAAGGGTGCGACTTTCAATGCCATTTTCCTGGATGGCGGTATCGGCATCGACCGACCGATCGCGGCGGACGCGGCACTGACGGCGGCGTCGGGGCCGCTCACCCTGTCCGGCTGGATCAAGCCGGATCGTATCGCAAAGGGGGACGCATCCCTGATCCTGCTGGGCGCGCTTGCCGGGCAGGGGCCGCAGCTCCTGTTGCGCGACGGCCGTCCGGCCCTGAAGATCGGCGGAGCGTTGATGGTCGCGCCACAGGCGCTGGTTGCGGATAGCTGGACGCACGTCGCCGCGACCCTGACAGGTGGCAGGGCGACCCTCTATGTCGATGGTCGTGCGGTGGCGCGCGGCGCGGCGCCATCCGTCCCCTTTGCGGCACAGATCCATGTCGCGCCGGCAATGACCGGCGCACCGCATTTCGGCGGCGCGCTTGCCGGCGCGGGTGCTGCGGCGCACGGCATGACGGATGAGCAGATCGCCGCAACGGTCGCCGCGCGGCCGGATTTCGACCTGGTCCAGTTCTGGCATGTCGGATCGGGCTGGGAATGGCAGAGCCGGGCCAATACGGGTCTTTGGAAGCAACAGGACCCCTGGACGCTGCCGCAGGGCAAGGGGGGCTATTCGAAGCCCGTCGCCAAGCCGCTGCCCGATATGCCGGCGCTGGAGGCGGTGGCTTCGGACCGCTGGCGGGTCAATGGCTGGCAACTGGCTGCCGCGCCGGGGGTGAAGCAGGATGGCGCAGCACTCTCACGCGGGGGCAATCCATCGGGGGAATGGCGTGCGGCGACCGTGCCGGGGACGGTGCTGACGACCCTGGTCGACCGGGGCGTCTATCCCGATCCCTATTATGGCCTCAACAACATGGCCATTCCCGAAAGCCTGGCACGGCAGGATTATTGGTATCGCACCCGTTTCACCTTGCCGGCCGAGACTGCCGGCAAGAAGCTGACGATTATTTTCAACGGCATCAACTATGCGGGTGAGGCATGGGCCAATGGCCAGCGGCTGGGGTCGACGGTCGGCGCCTTTACGCGCGGTCAATTCGCCTTCACCGCCGTTCCCGGCGAGAATGTTGTCGCGGTGCGGGTTTCGCCCCCGCCGCATCCGGGCATTCCGCATGAGCAGTCGATCAAGGGGGGCGTCGGCGATAATGGCGGGCAGCTCGCGATCGATGGGCCGACGTTCGTCGCGGCCGAGGGCTGGGACTGGATTCCGGGCATCCGGGATCGCAATACCGGCCTGTGGCAGGGCGTCGAGTTGCAGGCGCATGGCGATGTCCGCATCCTTGACCCCCATGTCGTGACCGACCTGCCCTTGCCGCGCACCGATAGCGCCGATATTTTCATCACCGTTCCTGTTCGCAATGACAGTGCCGCGTCCCGTCGCGTTACCGTCCGCGCCGCCTTCGATGATGTGGCGGTTGAAAAGACGATCGACCTTCCTCCCGGCAACGGGGAGGTGCGCTTCACGCCCAGTGAATTCGGTGCGCTGCGAGTGCGCAATCCGCGTCTCTGGTGGCCCAATGGCTATGGTGAGCCGGCGCTGCACAGGCTGGAACTGACCGCGAGCGTCGACGGCGCCGCGTCCGACCGGCGTTCGACGCGATTCGGCATTCGCGAGGTTAGTTACGACCTGTCGCTGTTCGACGCGAAGGGGGCGTTGCAGCGCGTCAATGTGCAGACCACCGATGGCGGACTGGCCGGCCAGAAGCTGATCGACACCCGGCACGAGGCCATCAAGCAAAGTCCCAAGGGCTGGGCGGAATCGCTGACTGCTGCCGGCGAAAATTCCCCGGCCGTCACTGCGCTGGGCGCGGTGGACACGCTGCCCGAACCGCATCTTACCATTCGAGTCAACGGTGTGAAGATTGCCGCGCGCGGCGGTAACTGGGGCATGGATGATGCCATGAAGCGCATTTCGCGCGATCGGCTCGAACCCTATTTCCGCCTCGAAAAGGAGGCGCATATGAACATCATCCGCAACTGGATGGGTACCAATAGCGAGCCGGAATTTTACGATCTGGCTGACGAATATGGCATGATGGTGCTGAACGATTTCTGGCAATCGACCCAGAATTTCCAGGTCGAGCCGCAAGACCCGCAGCTTTTCCTTGCCAATGCGCGCGACACGATCAGCCGCTATCGCAACCATCCCTCGATCATCCTCTGGTTCGGCCGGAACGAGGGCGTACCCTATCCGTTGCTGAACGAGAAGCTGGACGATCTGGTGTTCGAACTGGACGGCACACGCTGGTTCACCGGCAGTTCCAATACGGTGAATCTGCAAGGGTCCGGCCCCTATAATTATCGTGCGCCCGAAGGCTATTTCACCGATCTCGCCAGCGGCTTTTCGGTCGAAACCGGTACGCCCTCGCTCGCCACGCTGGAATCGGTCGAGGCATCGGTGCCCAAGGCGGATCTGTGGCCGCTCAGCGACACGCTGGCCTATCATGACTGGCATTTCAGCGGGAATGGCGACACCAAGACCTTCATGACGACGCTGGCGACCATGTTCGGCCCGGCGACCAGCTTCGAGGATTTCGAGCGCAAGTCGCAGATGATGAACCTTGAAACCCACAAGGCCATGTATGAAGGCTTTCTGGGCCATCTCTGGACGAAGAATAGTGGCCGTCTATTGTGGATGACCCATCCAGCCTGGCCATCCAATGCCTGGCAGATCCACAGCTGGGACTATGACACGCACGCAGCCTATTATGGAGCGAAGAAGGCGGTCGAACCGGTCCATGTCCAGTTGAATCTGCCAGGCAACGAACTGGTGGTGCTGAACACGACGCGCGATCCGCTTGCGGGGCTTTCGGCCAGCGTCAAGGTGGTCAGCCTCGACAATCGGACGCTGTTCATGCGCAGCGACCGGCTGGACCTGCCCGCCAACCAGCGGGTGGAACTGGCCGCCGTGCCGCTCGATCGCCTGTTCGCGGCCGACCCGATGCTGTTGGTGTCGTTGCGGCTGACCGATGCGTCGGGCAAGCTGCTGTCGGAGAATTTCTATTGGCGTGGCAAGGATGAGGCGGCCTATCGCGCGCTCGACGGACTGCAACAGGCGCCGCTCAGGATGCAGGTCGGTGTGCCCGCACAGGTGGATGGCGAGCAGGTGTTGACCGTCCGCATGGCCAATGACGGAACGGTGCCGGCGCTCAACGCAAAGCTGACGCTGCTCGATGCGCAGGGCGCGCGTATCCTGCCTGCTTATTATAGCGACAATTATGTCGCGCTTCTTCCCGGCGAACAGCGCAGCGTTACCATTCGCTATCCGGCAGGCAAGGGCGGTGTTCCCACCGTCGCTTTGCGCGGCTGGAATGTCGCGCCGCAGAGCATCACCGCCGGACGGTGA
- a CDS encoding sugar porter family MFS transporter: MMIRQSGDLPVRFAASAGLAGLLFGFDTAVISGATDSLRTAFALSPTGLGLAVSAALWGTLVGATCAGGPGDRWGSRTLLIWIAAAYLLSALASALAPDFWSFALARFIGGLAIGGSSVLAPVYISEISPARRRGFLVGLFQFNIVAGILLAYLSNFLIAAMLPEAVAWRWKLAAAALPSLLFLILMLDLPDSPHWLANHGHLVRARLAAARLKIEAGDWMETGQQEAGARLSWRHHARPILLALAIATFNQLSGINAILYYINDIFAAAGFSHFSADMQAVAIGIANLCATLFAMTIIDSVGRRPLLLTGAAGTCLALSGVTAIYATGAGAGLLLPLLILFIVSFAISQGAVIWVYLSEIFPTPVRARGQALGSATHWILNAIISFAFPVIAARSHALPFAVFALAMAAQMLVVWFCFPETRGVALEEIDLDGHRTATQPAH, translated from the coding sequence ATGATGATCAGGCAATCGGGCGACCTGCCCGTGCGGTTTGCCGCATCGGCGGGCCTTGCCGGCCTTTTGTTCGGTTTTGATACTGCGGTCATTTCCGGCGCCACCGATTCGTTGCGGACGGCCTTTGCCCTGTCACCGACCGGCCTCGGCCTGGCGGTATCCGCTGCCCTGTGGGGCACGCTGGTCGGCGCCACCTGCGCTGGCGGGCCGGGCGATCGCTGGGGCAGTCGCACGCTGCTGATCTGGATCGCGGCCGCCTATCTCCTGTCCGCCCTCGCATCCGCGCTGGCGCCGGATTTCTGGTCGTTCGCGCTGGCGCGTTTCATCGGCGGCCTGGCGATCGGCGGGTCATCGGTGCTGGCCCCCGTCTATATTTCGGAAATCAGCCCGGCCCGGCGGCGCGGATTTCTGGTCGGCCTGTTCCAGTTCAACATCGTGGCCGGCATCCTTCTTGCCTATCTCAGCAATTTCCTGATCGCCGCCATGCTGCCCGAAGCCGTCGCCTGGCGATGGAAACTGGCCGCCGCCGCGCTCCCTTCCCTGCTGTTCCTGATCCTGATGCTCGACCTGCCCGACAGCCCGCACTGGCTTGCGAACCATGGCCATCTGGTTCGGGCGCGGCTGGCGGCGGCACGGCTGAAAATCGAGGCTGGCGACTGGATGGAGACAGGCCAGCAAGAAGCCGGCGCGCGTCTTAGCTGGCGCCACCATGCCCGGCCCATCCTGCTTGCCCTGGCGATCGCGACCTTCAATCAATTGTCGGGGATCAACGCGATCCTTTATTATATCAACGATATATTCGCGGCGGCCGGGTTTAGCCATTTTTCCGCCGACATGCAGGCGGTCGCGATCGGGATCGCCAATCTGTGCGCCACTCTGTTCGCCATGACGATCATCGATTCGGTTGGGCGCCGGCCACTGCTGCTGACCGGGGCTGCAGGAACCTGCCTGGCATTGAGCGGCGTCACGGCCATCTATGCCACCGGCGCGGGCGCGGGCTTGCTGCTCCCCCTGCTCATCCTCTTCATCGTCAGCTTCGCCATCTCGCAGGGGGCTGTCATCTGGGTCTATCTGTCGGAAATCTTCCCCACGCCGGTTCGTGCGCGGGGACAGGCGCTGGGCAGCGCCACTCACTGGATTCTTAACGCCATCATTTCCTTCGCCTTTCCGGTCATAGCCGCCCGGAGCCACGCATTGCCCTTCGCGGTATTCGCCCTTGCCATGGCCGCGCAAATGCTGGTGGTCTGGTTCTGCTTCCCCGAAACCCGCGGCGTCGCGCTGGAGGAAATCGACCTGGACGGACACCGCACCGCGACGCAGCCAGCCCATTAA
- a CDS encoding ROK family transcriptional regulator, whose amino-acid sequence MAQNKIRLSGTNLERAADHNQRVTLHAIRVKGPLTRVDLAHITGLTPPAIANITKKLLNEGLIEEAGQKRGGRGQPATKLVINKTACYAIGVNIDRDHVTIALVDFAGQTLARVSREMAFPTPEDVQSLYLRSVDNLIQEAGIDPAALVGIGVAKPDDLGLVDLPGRPGDYERWEDTDIIGLFARPIPLPVFVENDAAAAAMGELQLGHGQKHPSFFYILITSGLGGGLVLDSTYLRGADGRSGEIGFLMVDDGAGGRDQVQNVVSLSGLTVELASAGMTLGDLFSHRASDPALTAIVEGWIDRSVERLVDPLIAINCLINPGTILIGGRLPGPWVDQLALRLNRQLRQRAPHVPVLAPVSRAFLAEDAPAVGAAILPFSHFHLPKPTALWTTDVVERAGT is encoded by the coding sequence ATGGCCCAGAATAAGATCCGCCTCTCAGGAACCAATCTGGAAAGGGCGGCCGACCATAATCAGCGGGTCACGCTGCACGCGATCCGCGTGAAGGGACCGCTGACCCGTGTCGATCTGGCCCATATTACGGGCCTCACACCGCCGGCTATTGCCAATATCACCAAGAAATTGCTGAACGAAGGACTGATCGAGGAGGCCGGGCAGAAGCGTGGCGGCCGGGGCCAGCCGGCGACCAAGCTGGTGATCAACAAAACGGCCTGCTACGCCATCGGCGTCAATATCGACCGGGATCATGTCACCATCGCGCTGGTCGACTTTGCCGGACAGACGCTGGCGCGGGTATCGCGGGAAATGGCCTTTCCCACGCCCGAAGATGTCCAGTCGCTCTACCTCCGGTCCGTCGACAATCTGATCCAGGAGGCCGGGATCGATCCCGCGGCATTGGTAGGGATCGGCGTCGCCAAACCCGACGATCTGGGTCTGGTCGACCTGCCCGGACGGCCAGGGGACTATGAACGGTGGGAAGATACCGACATCATCGGCCTGTTCGCACGGCCGATTCCGCTTCCGGTTTTCGTCGAAAATGATGCCGCCGCCGCCGCCATGGGCGAATTGCAGTTGGGCCATGGCCAGAAACATCCCAGCTTCTTCTATATCCTCATTACATCCGGCCTTGGCGGCGGCCTGGTGCTGGACAGCACCTATCTGCGCGGCGCGGACGGACGAAGCGGCGAAATCGGCTTTCTGATGGTCGATGACGGCGCCGGCGGCCGCGATCAGGTGCAAAATGTCGTCTCTTTGTCCGGTCTGACGGTCGAACTGGCCAGCGCCGGCATGACGCTTGGCGACCTCTTCTCGCATCGCGCCTCCGATCCGGCCCTGACCGCCATTGTCGAAGGATGGATCGATCGATCGGTCGAACGGCTGGTCGATCCGCTGATCGCGATCAACTGCCTCATCAATCCCGGCACGATCCTGATCGGTGGCCGGCTTCCCGGCCCCTGGGTCGACCAGCTCGCCCTGCGCCTCAATCGACAGTTGCGCCAGCGCGCGCCGCACGTCCCCGTGCTGGCGCCGGTCAGCCGCGCCTTTCTGGCAGAGGACGCGCCGGCTGTCGGCGCCGCCATCCTGCCGTTCAGCCATTTTCATCTGCCCAAGCCAACCGCACTCTGGACCACCGATGTAGTCGAGCGTGCCGGCACCTAG
- a CDS encoding MFS transporter — protein MQPPERGTTSAFLSVTTLFFAWGAITSLIDPLVAAVKGIFSLSDLMAQLSTSAFFIAYGLVSLPAAGLVRRMGPANAILTALGMMIIGCVTMLGAANLAIYALVLAGLFVLASGITILQVSANPLAAALGSPERSHLRLTLSQAFNSFGTFLGPILGAHLFLRGWRSSRAQPFPPRPARRRSRASIPPISGSAG, from the coding sequence ATGCAACCGCCTGAACGCGGCACGACCAGTGCCTTTCTATCCGTCACCACGCTCTTTTTCGCCTGGGGTGCGATCACATCGCTGATCGACCCGCTGGTCGCCGCGGTGAAGGGGATATTCAGCCTATCCGACCTGATGGCGCAGCTTAGCACCTCCGCTTTCTTCATCGCCTATGGCCTGGTGTCGCTGCCGGCGGCGGGACTGGTTCGTCGCATGGGGCCGGCCAATGCCATTCTGACCGCGCTCGGCATGATGATCATCGGCTGCGTCACCATGCTGGGCGCGGCCAATCTGGCGATCTACGCCCTCGTGCTGGCCGGCCTCTTCGTCCTCGCCAGCGGCATCACCATCCTGCAAGTCTCGGCCAATCCGCTGGCCGCCGCGCTGGGATCGCCGGAACGCAGCCATTTGCGCCTCACACTCAGCCAGGCCTTCAACTCCTTCGGCACCTTTCTCGGCCCGATCCTGGGCGCCCACCTCTTCCTCAGGGGCTGGAGGTCAAGCAGGGCGCAACCGTTTCCGCCCAGGCCCGCACGGAGGCGCTCGCGGGCATCGATACCGCCTATTTCTGGATCTGCGGGCTGA